One stretch of Variovorax sp. TBS-050B DNA includes these proteins:
- a CDS encoding alpha/beta hydrolase → MNKTLGGVASGTSLTAKMAGVVERMARAGHPGLDQLTPEEAKAAYEKGAGVLEVPKPELARIEDFTIAARDGAALPARLYAPSSATLPALIYFHGGGFTVGNIRTHDTLCRVLSAKSGCAVISVDYRLAPAHRFPTASNDAWDAFAFVAKEGARLGIDAGRLAVGGDSAGGTLAAVCAILARDAGLPLSLQLLIYPGTAAHQDTDSHRRFADGPLLTKALIDYFFGQYVRTPADRDDWRFAPLLADDVDGVAPAWIGLAECDPVVDEGIAYADKLRAAGVPVELEIYRGVIHEFLKMGRAIPEALQAQDDAARALHEALRP, encoded by the coding sequence ATGAACAAAACCCTTGGCGGTGTCGCGTCCGGCACATCGCTGACCGCGAAGATGGCCGGCGTCGTGGAACGCATGGCGCGCGCGGGGCATCCGGGCCTGGACCAGCTCACGCCCGAGGAAGCGAAGGCCGCTTACGAGAAGGGCGCCGGCGTGCTCGAAGTGCCCAAGCCCGAACTCGCGCGCATCGAGGACTTCACCATCGCCGCGCGCGACGGCGCCGCGCTGCCCGCGCGGCTCTATGCGCCCTCGTCGGCGACGCTGCCTGCGCTCATCTACTTCCACGGCGGCGGCTTCACGGTCGGCAACATCCGCACGCACGACACGCTGTGCCGGGTGCTGAGCGCGAAGAGCGGCTGCGCGGTGATCTCGGTCGACTACCGGCTGGCGCCGGCGCACAGGTTTCCCACCGCGTCGAACGATGCCTGGGATGCCTTCGCCTTCGTCGCGAAGGAGGGCGCGCGGCTGGGCATCGACGCCGGCCGGCTCGCGGTGGGCGGCGACAGCGCGGGCGGCACGCTGGCGGCGGTGTGCGCCATCCTCGCGCGCGACGCCGGGCTGCCGCTGTCATTGCAGTTGCTGATCTATCCCGGCACCGCGGCGCACCAGGACACCGATTCGCACCGCCGCTTTGCCGACGGCCCGCTGCTGACCAAGGCGCTGATCGACTATTTCTTCGGCCAGTACGTGCGCACCCCGGCCGACCGCGACGACTGGCGCTTCGCGCCGCTCCTGGCCGACGACGTCGACGGCGTGGCGCCGGCCTGGATCGGCCTGGCCGAATGCGATCCGGTGGTCGACGAAGGCATCGCCTATGCCGACAAGCTGCGCGCCGCGGGCGTGCCGGTCGAGCTGGAGATCTACCGCGGCGTGATCCATGAGTTCCTCAAGATGGGTCGCGCCATTCCCGAAGCGCTGCAGGCGCAGGACGATGCCGCGCGCGCACTCCATGAAGCACTGAGACCATGA
- a CDS encoding DUF3540 domain-containing protein → MKQRAAPPQDAGTSDAIAGPHEMHALLHRPLPAAPAAWSGSAIGVVVQALADDVFIVEPQAGGERWRCMRAASCLLQPGVGDTVLVAGPQRDHVYLIAVVTQADPAHAQLVVNGDLTLRTRQGGIAIEAGTRLALRSPELALQAQKAQVEIADMDYRGAEVRVTTLVARFVGRTLETVLDRLSVLARSTFRMTEEVEQVRAGQIDMQARETLRLHAKNTLVTSKAIVKVDAEQIHMG, encoded by the coding sequence ATGAAACAACGCGCCGCTCCGCCGCAAGATGCCGGCACGTCCGACGCCATCGCAGGGCCGCACGAGATGCACGCCCTGCTCCACCGGCCGCTGCCCGCCGCGCCCGCCGCCTGGAGCGGCAGCGCGATCGGCGTCGTCGTGCAGGCGCTCGCCGACGACGTGTTCATCGTCGAACCGCAGGCAGGCGGCGAGCGCTGGCGCTGCATGCGCGCCGCGAGCTGCCTGCTGCAGCCGGGCGTCGGCGACACGGTGCTCGTGGCCGGGCCGCAGCGCGATCACGTCTACCTGATCGCGGTCGTCACCCAGGCCGACCCCGCGCATGCGCAGCTCGTGGTGAACGGCGACCTGACGCTGCGCACGCGCCAGGGCGGCATCGCGATCGAGGCCGGCACGCGGCTCGCGCTGCGATCGCCCGAACTGGCGCTGCAGGCGCAGAAGGCGCAGGTCGAGATCGCCGACATGGACTACCGCGGCGCCGAGGTGCGCGTGACCACGCTGGTGGCGCGCTTCGTCGGCCGCACGCTCGAGACGGTGCTCGACCGGCTCAGCGTGCTCGCGCGCTCCACCTTCCGCATGACCGAGGAGGTCGAGCAGGTGCGCGCGGGCCAGATCGACATGCAGGCTCGCGAGACCCTGCGCCTGCATGCGAAGAACACGCTCGTCACGAGCAAGGCGATCGTCAAGGTCGATGCCGAGCAGATCCACATGGGCTGA
- a CDS encoding DUF4150 domain-containing protein, translating to MFANAQMMGVDLAFPDVCKTPPALPIPYPNFALGPTAIPNAWNILYGGTPAHNMATTTPITNGDNAGVLMGVVSQTVMGPSRHITGAFTVLLKGTPCTRMTSLSVQNRCNIVGMRIVPSQFKVLVLAA from the coding sequence ATGTTCGCCAATGCACAGATGATGGGCGTGGACCTCGCCTTCCCCGACGTCTGCAAGACGCCGCCCGCGCTGCCCATCCCCTACCCCAACTTCGCCCTCGGCCCCACGGCCATTCCCAACGCCTGGAACATCCTCTACGGCGGCACGCCGGCGCACAACATGGCGACCACCACGCCGATCACCAACGGCGACAACGCGGGCGTGCTGATGGGCGTGGTGTCGCAGACGGTGATGGGCCCCTCGCGCCACATCACCGGCGCCTTCACGGTGCTGCTCAAGGGCACGCCGTGCACGCGCATGACCAGCCTGTCGGTGCAGAACCGCTGCAACATCGTCGGCATGCGGATCGTGCCGAGCCAATTCAAGGTGCTGGTGCTCGCCGCCTAG
- the tssI gene encoding type VI secretion system tip protein TssI/VgrG, with translation MTRTVQVHTVLSAEQLRFRAMRGHEGLSQLFEFEVDMVSTSFNLDLKQLLGTSLSIEITDGSTPRFLNGTVVRFELLGRANETARHYVYRALVQPWLWYLTRTTDCRIFQNKSVPEVLDEVLGKYGFEFEKRLTGSYRPWEYCVQYQESDFAFVSRLMEHEGIAYHFEHSKNSHLLVLADDSGSYAKLPGYPSIAYRPRDRVLNAMEPCIDRWRVAEQITSGRVMLDDFDFRKSRASLQSVRQDPKPHDHSTYEVYEWLGGYSDHGQGDAYAKIRLQELQCAHELAAGHTNVVGMAPGYLFEMTHCPRESDNREYLVTETRYDLQEPDYSTGATESVCQFDFTVLPSAVPFRPARRTPKPRTSGPQTATVVGPEEIWTDRFGRVKLQFRWDRYGQADENSSCWVRVSSSWAGANFGTMHMPRVGQEVIVDFIGGEPDRPIVTGRVYNNDQMPPWELPANATASGILTRSSSGGAANQANMLRFEDRTGAEQILLHAERNFDVEVEADETHTTDGTRTTLIKGHESATYQSGETRDITAGARETITGGDTRDVTGGFSETVSGGVTQTITGGKTRTLSGGLNDTITGGVNLAITGGFHGTIDGQEIRFVSGGRNDTINTINNVTVNGPSNTIVTGPTVHTSPDVTFNTTNHIHNTTQHVINTNVYNTTSNTYNNTTNNYTNNSTVYNNNYATSGDWRLYRSGGVGFRLSLVGMSLDVWGARLQYYAALNAQIATVKIDVAVFSLKNKPLEVSAKGLAIANKGMLIATGGLAAKFKVLTLVA, from the coding sequence ATGACGCGCACCGTCCAGGTCCACACCGTCCTGTCCGCCGAGCAGCTCAGGTTCCGCGCGATGCGGGGGCACGAAGGACTCTCGCAGCTGTTCGAGTTCGAGGTCGACATGGTCAGCACCAGCTTCAACCTCGACCTGAAGCAGCTGCTCGGCACCTCGCTCAGCATCGAGATCACCGACGGCAGCACGCCGCGCTTCCTCAACGGCACCGTGGTGCGCTTCGAGCTTCTGGGCCGCGCCAACGAGACCGCCCGCCACTACGTGTACCGTGCGCTCGTGCAGCCCTGGCTCTGGTACCTCACGCGCACCACCGACTGCCGCATCTTCCAGAACAAGAGCGTGCCCGAGGTGCTCGACGAGGTGCTCGGCAAGTACGGCTTCGAGTTCGAGAAGCGCCTCACGGGCAGCTACCGGCCCTGGGAGTACTGCGTGCAGTACCAGGAGAGCGACTTCGCCTTCGTGAGCCGGCTCATGGAGCACGAAGGCATCGCCTACCACTTCGAGCATTCGAAGAACTCGCACCTGCTCGTGCTGGCCGACGACAGCGGCAGCTACGCCAAGCTGCCGGGCTATCCGAGCATCGCCTACCGCCCGCGCGACCGCGTGCTGAATGCAATGGAGCCTTGCATCGACCGCTGGCGCGTGGCCGAGCAGATCACCTCCGGGCGCGTGATGCTCGACGACTTCGACTTCAGGAAGTCGCGCGCCTCGCTGCAGAGCGTGCGCCAGGATCCGAAGCCGCACGACCATTCGACCTACGAGGTCTACGAATGGCTCGGCGGCTACAGCGACCACGGACAGGGCGACGCCTACGCGAAGATCCGCCTGCAGGAACTGCAGTGCGCGCACGAGCTCGCCGCAGGCCACACCAACGTGGTCGGCATGGCGCCCGGCTACCTGTTCGAGATGACGCACTGCCCGCGCGAATCGGACAACCGCGAGTACCTCGTCACCGAAACGCGCTACGACCTGCAGGAACCCGACTACTCCACGGGCGCGACGGAGTCCGTCTGCCAGTTCGACTTCACCGTGCTGCCCTCGGCCGTGCCGTTCCGCCCCGCGCGCAGGACGCCTAAGCCGCGCACCAGCGGCCCGCAGACCGCCACCGTGGTCGGCCCCGAGGAGATCTGGACCGACCGCTTCGGCCGCGTGAAGCTGCAGTTCCGCTGGGACCGCTACGGCCAGGCCGACGAGAACAGTTCGTGCTGGGTGCGCGTGTCGAGCAGCTGGGCCGGCGCCAACTTCGGCACCATGCACATGCCGCGCGTGGGCCAGGAAGTGATCGTCGATTTCATCGGCGGCGAGCCCGACCGGCCGATCGTCACCGGCCGCGTCTACAACAACGACCAGATGCCGCCCTGGGAACTGCCGGCCAACGCGACCGCGAGCGGCATCCTCACGCGTTCGAGCAGCGGCGGCGCGGCCAACCAGGCCAACATGCTGCGCTTCGAGGACCGCACCGGCGCCGAGCAGATCCTGCTGCATGCCGAGCGCAACTTCGACGTCGAGGTCGAGGCCGACGAGACCCACACCACCGACGGCACCCGCACCACCCTGATCAAGGGCCACGAATCGGCCACCTACCAGAGCGGCGAGACGCGTGACATCACCGCAGGCGCGAGGGAAACCATCACCGGCGGCGACACGCGCGACGTGACCGGCGGCTTCAGCGAGACCGTGAGCGGCGGCGTCACGCAGACGATCACGGGCGGCAAGACGCGCACGCTCAGCGGCGGCCTGAACGACACCATCACCGGCGGCGTCAACCTCGCGATCACGGGCGGCTTCCACGGCACGATCGACGGCCAGGAGATCCGCTTCGTGAGCGGCGGGCGCAACGACACCATCAACACGATCAACAACGTGACGGTCAACGGCCCGTCGAACACGATCGTGACGGGCCCGACGGTGCACACCTCGCCCGACGTGACCTTCAACACCACGAACCACATCCACAACACGACGCAGCACGTCATCAACACGAACGTCTACAACACCACTTCGAACACCTACAACAACACGACCAACAACTACACCAACAACTCCACGGTCTACAACAACAACTACGCCACCAGCGGCGACTGGCGGCTCTACCGCTCGGGCGGCGTGGGCTTCCGGCTCAGCCTGGTGGGCATGTCGCTCGACGTGTGGGGCGCGCGGCTGCAGTACTACGCGGCGCTCAATGCCCAGATCGCCACCGTGAAGATCGACGTGGCGGTGTTCTCGCTCAAGAACAAGCCGCTCGAGGTCAGCGCCAAGGGCCTGGCGATCGCGAACAAGGGCATGCTGATCGCCACCGGCGGCCTGGCGGCGAAGTTCAAGGTGCTGACGCTGGTGGCCTGA
- a CDS encoding iron-containing alcohol dehydrogenase, whose translation MALIQYLTQIQFEFGAIQLLSGECARIGIQRPLIVTDAGVRAAGVLQKALDAIADLEVAVFDQTPSNPTEAAVRAAVELYRSGRCDGLIAVGGGSAIDCAKGVAIAATHEGPLKTYATIEGGSPKITERVVPLVAVPTTSGTGSEVARGAIVIVDDHRKLGFHSWFLMPKAAICDPELTLGLPPRLTAATGMDAIAHCMETFMSAAFNPPADGIALDGLERAWGHIERATRDGSDREARLNLMSASMQGAMAFQKGLGCVHSLSHSLGGVDPRLHHGTLNALFLPAVIRFNAGAESVQKEQRLQRMAQAMHLDSAGDLGEAIRDMNARLGMPKGLAEVGVTPAMFEKIIDGAMADHCHKTNPRLATRDDYKAMLEASI comes from the coding sequence ATGGCCCTCATCCAATACCTCACCCAGATCCAGTTCGAATTCGGCGCGATCCAGCTGCTTTCCGGCGAGTGCGCGCGCATCGGCATCCAGCGCCCGCTGATCGTCACCGACGCCGGCGTGCGCGCGGCCGGCGTGCTGCAGAAGGCGCTCGACGCGATCGCCGATCTCGAGGTCGCGGTGTTCGACCAGACGCCCTCCAACCCGACCGAGGCCGCGGTGCGCGCGGCCGTCGAGCTCTACCGCAGCGGGCGCTGCGACGGGCTGATCGCCGTGGGCGGCGGCTCGGCGATCGACTGCGCCAAGGGCGTGGCGATCGCGGCCACGCACGAGGGCCCGCTCAAGACCTACGCCACCATCGAGGGCGGCTCGCCGAAGATCACCGAGCGCGTGGTGCCGCTCGTCGCGGTGCCCACCACCAGCGGCACCGGCAGCGAAGTCGCGCGCGGCGCGATCGTGATCGTGGACGACCACCGCAAGCTGGGCTTCCACAGCTGGTTCCTGATGCCGAAGGCCGCGATCTGCGATCCCGAGCTCACGCTCGGCCTGCCGCCGCGGCTCACGGCCGCCACCGGCATGGACGCGATCGCGCACTGCATGGAGACCTTCATGTCGGCCGCCTTCAACCCGCCGGCGGACGGCATCGCGCTGGACGGCCTCGAGCGCGCCTGGGGCCACATCGAGCGCGCCACCAGGGACGGCAGCGACCGCGAGGCGCGCCTCAACCTCATGAGCGCCTCGATGCAGGGCGCGATGGCATTTCAGAAGGGCCTGGGCTGCGTGCATTCGCTGAGCCACAGCCTCGGCGGCGTCGATCCACGGCTGCACCACGGCACGCTCAACGCCCTCTTCCTGCCCGCGGTGATCCGCTTCAACGCCGGCGCCGAGTCGGTGCAGAAGGAGCAGCGGCTGCAGCGCATGGCGCAGGCCATGCACCTCGACTCGGCCGGCGACCTCGGCGAGGCGATCCGTGACATGAACGCGCGCCTCGGCATGCCCAAGGGCCTGGCGGAAGTCGGCGTGACGCCGGCGATGTTCGAGAAGATCATCGACGGCGCGATGGCCGACCACTGCCACAAGACCAATCCGCGGCTGGCCACGCGCGACGACTACAAGGCCATGCTCGAAGCCTCGATATAG
- a CDS encoding YbgC/FadM family acyl-CoA thioesterase → MTETAIPRRQDFRFFHRLRVRWAEVDMQKIVFNAHYLMYFDTAIADYWRALALPYEEAMHALGGDLYVRKATVDFRASARMDDVIDVGMKCARIGNSSIVFEGALFRQDQYLVGCELVYVFADPATQTSKPVPAALREILLGFEAGEPMRTVETGNWQTLGEGASALRRAVFIEEQNIPKELEWDAHDEVVLHAVARNRLGQVIATGRLLNAVDGTAMLGRMAVHRALRSGGHGAAVMQALEEAARARGDREIGLHAQRSAERFYARLGYQVHGEPFEEAGIPHIEMRRALG, encoded by the coding sequence ATGACAGAGACAGCCATTCCCCGACGCCAGGACTTCCGCTTCTTCCACCGCCTGCGCGTGCGCTGGGCCGAGGTCGACATGCAGAAGATCGTGTTCAACGCGCACTACCTGATGTACTTCGACACCGCCATCGCCGACTACTGGCGCGCACTCGCGCTGCCTTACGAGGAGGCGATGCATGCACTCGGCGGCGACTTGTACGTGCGCAAGGCAACGGTGGACTTCCGCGCCTCGGCGCGCATGGACGACGTGATCGACGTGGGCATGAAATGCGCGCGCATCGGCAACTCGTCGATCGTGTTCGAAGGCGCGCTGTTCCGCCAGGACCAGTACCTGGTGGGCTGCGAACTGGTCTACGTGTTCGCCGATCCGGCCACCCAGACCTCGAAGCCGGTGCCGGCGGCACTGCGCGAGATCCTGCTCGGCTTCGAGGCCGGCGAGCCGATGCGCACGGTCGAGACCGGCAATTGGCAGACGCTCGGCGAAGGCGCGAGCGCACTGCGCCGCGCGGTCTTCATCGAGGAGCAGAACATCCCGAAGGAACTCGAATGGGACGCGCACGACGAAGTGGTGCTGCATGCGGTGGCGCGCAACCGGCTCGGGCAGGTGATCGCGACCGGGCGCCTGCTGAATGCGGTCGACGGCACCGCGATGCTCGGTCGCATGGCGGTGCACCGCGCACTGCGCAGCGGCGGGCACGGCGCGGCGGTGATGCAGGCCCTCGAAGAGGCGGCCCGCGCGCGCGGCGACCGCGAGATCGGCCTGCATGCGCAGCGCAGCGCCGAGCGCTTCTATGCGCGGCTCGGCTACCAGGTGCACGGCGAGCCCTTCGAGGAAGCCGGCATCCCGCACATCGAGATGCGGCGCGCGCTCGGCTGA
- a CDS encoding pentapeptide repeat-containing protein — MTPETLAQKLRTGEHIQGQDFQGMNFDGLDLRGGALRECDFSQASLRGAQLGESAFDTCRFDGADLEGADLQRAAFHLCSLRAARLRGAAMGRVAFSACDLREADFDEAQAGLAAFHQSRLDDAHFARADLTKAVFGESQLAGTRFDAVALDTTVYYRAALRGAHFRNARFHNVIFSEADLAGQDFSGHFFLRCQFIDADLRGCNFDRAHLAQCNFKGAKLEGAALTAVEAPQCLFPEADLRRADGRGGRFDQSLWIDARLDEADFSGARLEQCVFHRARCRRTSFARSHLVYADFSYADLGDADLRGATFQRTQTHRALQAGTRWSDRIGVLDGDPALFEAERFSAARSLRPQREGRDTFGRPLPPAPSEDTRP, encoded by the coding sequence ATGACGCCGGAGACGCTCGCGCAGAAACTCCGCACCGGCGAACACATCCAGGGGCAGGACTTCCAGGGCATGAACTTCGACGGTCTCGACCTGCGCGGCGGCGCGCTGCGCGAATGCGACTTCTCGCAGGCCAGCCTGCGCGGCGCGCAACTGGGCGAGTCGGCCTTCGATACCTGCCGCTTCGACGGCGCGGACCTCGAAGGCGCGGACCTGCAGCGCGCCGCGTTCCATCTGTGCAGCCTCCGGGCTGCACGCTTGCGCGGCGCCGCGATGGGCCGCGTGGCCTTCAGCGCCTGCGATCTGCGCGAGGCCGACTTCGACGAGGCGCAGGCCGGGCTCGCGGCCTTCCACCAGAGCCGGCTCGACGATGCGCATTTCGCGCGCGCGGATCTCACGAAGGCGGTGTTCGGCGAATCGCAGCTCGCCGGCACCCGCTTCGACGCGGTGGCGCTGGACACCACGGTCTACTACCGGGCCGCGCTGCGCGGTGCGCATTTCAGGAACGCGCGCTTCCACAACGTGATCTTCAGCGAGGCCGACCTGGCCGGGCAGGATTTCTCGGGCCATTTCTTCCTGCGCTGCCAGTTCATCGACGCCGACCTGCGCGGCTGCAATTTCGATCGCGCGCACCTCGCGCAGTGCAACTTCAAGGGCGCGAAGCTCGAAGGCGCGGCGCTCACGGCCGTCGAGGCGCCGCAATGCCTCTTTCCGGAGGCCGACCTGCGCCGCGCCGACGGCCGCGGCGGGCGCTTCGACCAGAGCCTGTGGATCGACGCGCGGCTCGACGAGGCCGACTTCTCCGGCGCGCGGCTCGAACAGTGCGTCTTCCACCGCGCCCGATGCCGGCGCACCTCGTTCGCGCGCAGCCATCTGGTCTATGCCGATTTCTCGTATGCCGACCTCGGCGATGCCGACCTGCGCGGCGCCACCTTCCAGCGCACGCAGACCCACCGCGCGCTGCAGGCGGGGACGCGCTGGAGCGACCGCATCGGCGTGCTCGATGGCGACCCGGCGCTGTTCGAGGCCGAGCGCTTCTCGGCCGCGCGCAGCCTGCGGCCGCAGCGCGAGGGCCGCGACACTTTCGGCCGGCCGCTGCCGCCGGCCCCTTCCGAGGACACCCGCCCATGA
- a CDS encoding DUF2169 domain-containing protein: MKTVKPLRLSVITRPFLRSGHQRLALTVMGMVSMDAAPVLLPETEFWKTVSEELGPTGAIDLGMPKPCAEFLATGHAYTRHQDEKTACAVSLRVGALERQFVVFGDRYWIDGRASAPQPFESMRLDWTRAYGGPAFAENPLGIGHQPERVNGLQVQRLPNVEHPNRRIDHPGRVPEPACPGAIDVSWPQRMRLIGSDYGAHWRENLFPGFAEDMDWRLFNAAPPAQRWAEADRIPGGTPYEIWNMHPDQPVQRGQLPDWRARGFIARKVGGGSAEPERFEEVELRLTTAWFFPHRAQIALIFHGETAIAEDDAADVTHVMPAIEHAAEPPRALGHYFEILQRRCDTESGALHAFRDEQLLPAESIGPWIDQIEDEEDESPRLRNMRERARLLREEIAQQGIAAGRKPRHFKERPVPEPFTRMPTLAELPEFIERTKAYEREQMQKLEEGRGELARLGEANAVESRKVGFDTGRMVGDAQRTEVKGPPAFDAKTVMQGMLGIAPATRSPQMPPEQQRELEKAAENGRRGLIDMYRLGAQHQAAADTLDGERAAELREKVRGIMAGTRDLSGMDLTGADLSGLDLRRASMRRTLLESAKLAGARLDGADATEAVLVRADLSQASLAGCTLHRANLSLAHCAHTDFAGAAFEETTIEKTRFAHCSFEGATLAQLNLFGMHFEACRFDGARLDYVTLLEGTRLVGCSFRGATLHKFGLISCEVERLDFSGASLEACAWVHTAGDSGVVFRDAALRTSCFVGSSSLRDADFEGATLHHCSLREMPLEGARFVRATLDTCDLSSCLLVGADLGAIDAPDSLFIRADFTQASLRGANLMNAHLQKSRFVGTDLREANLFRADVSQSTIDTVTETHGAYLEQAKTLPRRLADPVQ; this comes from the coding sequence GTGAAAACCGTCAAACCCTTGCGGCTGAGCGTGATCACGCGGCCGTTCCTTCGCAGCGGCCATCAGCGCCTGGCGCTCACGGTGATGGGCATGGTCTCGATGGACGCGGCACCGGTGCTGCTGCCCGAGACCGAGTTCTGGAAGACGGTGTCCGAGGAGCTCGGCCCCACCGGCGCCATCGACCTCGGCATGCCCAAGCCCTGCGCCGAGTTCCTCGCCACCGGCCATGCCTACACCCGGCACCAGGACGAGAAGACGGCCTGCGCGGTGTCGTTGCGCGTGGGCGCGCTCGAGCGGCAGTTCGTGGTGTTCGGCGACCGCTACTGGATCGACGGCCGCGCGAGCGCGCCGCAGCCCTTCGAGTCGATGCGCCTCGACTGGACGCGCGCCTACGGCGGGCCGGCCTTCGCCGAGAACCCGCTCGGCATCGGCCACCAGCCCGAGCGCGTCAACGGCCTGCAGGTGCAGCGGCTGCCGAACGTGGAGCATCCGAATCGCCGCATCGACCATCCCGGCCGTGTGCCCGAGCCGGCCTGCCCCGGCGCCATCGACGTGAGCTGGCCCCAGCGCATGCGCCTGATCGGCAGCGACTACGGCGCCCACTGGCGCGAAAACCTGTTTCCGGGCTTCGCCGAGGACATGGACTGGCGGCTTTTCAATGCCGCGCCGCCCGCGCAGCGCTGGGCCGAGGCCGACCGCATTCCCGGCGGCACGCCGTACGAGATCTGGAACATGCATCCGGACCAGCCCGTGCAGCGCGGCCAGTTGCCCGACTGGCGCGCGCGCGGCTTCATCGCGCGCAAAGTCGGCGGCGGCAGCGCCGAGCCCGAGCGCTTCGAGGAGGTCGAGCTGCGCCTGACCACCGCATGGTTCTTTCCGCACCGCGCGCAGATCGCGCTGATCTTCCACGGCGAGACCGCGATCGCCGAGGACGACGCCGCCGACGTGACGCACGTCATGCCCGCGATCGAGCACGCGGCCGAGCCGCCGCGCGCACTCGGGCACTACTTCGAGATCCTGCAGCGCCGCTGCGACACCGAGTCCGGGGCGCTGCACGCCTTCCGCGACGAGCAGCTGCTGCCCGCGGAGAGCATCGGACCCTGGATCGACCAGATCGAAGACGAAGAAGACGAATCGCCGCGCCTGCGCAACATGCGCGAACGCGCACGCCTGCTGCGCGAGGAGATCGCGCAGCAGGGCATCGCCGCAGGCCGCAAGCCGCGCCATTTCAAGGAACGCCCGGTGCCCGAGCCGTTCACGCGCATGCCCACGCTCGCCGAGCTGCCCGAGTTCATCGAGCGCACCAAGGCCTACGAGCGCGAGCAGATGCAGAAGCTCGAGGAAGGCCGCGGCGAGCTGGCCCGGCTCGGCGAAGCCAATGCGGTCGAATCGCGCAAGGTGGGCTTCGACACCGGCCGCATGGTGGGCGACGCGCAGCGCACCGAGGTCAAGGGGCCGCCCGCCTTCGATGCGAAGACGGTGATGCAGGGCATGCTCGGCATCGCGCCCGCCACGCGCAGCCCGCAGATGCCGCCCGAGCAGCAGCGCGAGCTCGAAAAAGCCGCCGAGAACGGCCGGCGCGGCCTGATCGACATGTACCGCCTCGGCGCGCAACACCAGGCCGCGGCCGACACGCTCGACGGCGAACGCGCCGCCGAGCTGCGCGAAAAGGTGCGCGGGATCATGGCCGGCACGCGCGACCTTTCGGGCATGGACCTGACGGGCGCGGATCTCTCGGGCCTCGACCTGCGCCGCGCATCGATGCGGCGCACCCTGCTCGAAAGCGCGAAGCTCGCGGGCGCACGCCTCGACGGCGCCGATGCGACCGAGGCCGTGCTGGTGCGCGCCGACCTGTCGCAGGCCTCGCTCGCCGGCTGCACGCTGCACCGCGCCAACCTGAGCCTCGCGCACTGCGCGCACACCGACTTCGCCGGCGCCGCCTTCGAGGAAACCACGATCGAGAAGACCCGCTTTGCGCATTGCAGCTTCGAGGGCGCGACGCTCGCGCAGCTGAATCTCTTCGGCATGCACTTCGAGGCCTGCCGCTTCGACGGCGCGCGTCTCGACTACGTGACGCTGCTCGAAGGCACCCGCCTCGTCGGCTGCAGCTTCCGCGGCGCCACGCTGCACAAGTTCGGCTTGATCTCGTGCGAGGTCGAGCGGCTCGACTTCTCCGGGGCCTCGCTCGAAGCCTGTGCCTGGGTCCACACCGCCGGCGACAGCGGCGTGGTGTTTCGCGATGCCGCGCTGCGCACCAGCTGCTTCGTCGGCAGCAGCAGCCTGCGCGACGCCGACTTCGAGGGCGCCACCCTGCACCACTGCAGCCTGCGCGAGATGCCGCTCGAAGGCGCGCGCTTCGTGCGGGCCACGCTCGACACCTGCGACCTGTCGTCCTGCCTGCTCGTGGGCGCCGACCTGGGCGCCATCGACGCACCCGACAGCCTCTTCATCCGCGCCGACTTCACGCAGGCGTCGCTGCGGGGCGCGAACTTGATGAATGCGCATCTGCAGAAATCCCGCTTCGTCGGCACCGACCTGCGCGAAGCCAACCTGTTCCGCGCCGACGTCTCGCAATCGACGATCGACACCGTCACCGAGACGCACGGCGCCTACCTCGAACAGGCCAAGACCCTTCCGCGCCGCCTGGCGGACCCGGTGCAATGA